One window of Trifolium pratense cultivar HEN17-A07 linkage group LG5, ARS_RC_1.1, whole genome shotgun sequence genomic DNA carries:
- the LOC123887556 gene encoding uncharacterized protein LOC123887556, producing the protein MEHVDKKWFSQKKKIDLQLASCVEVGLPALILMVFISHARKFGAFFASIPLPIMAALYCVFFGYVITCYDFNGVETSQSESW; encoded by the exons ATGGAACATGTGGATAAAAAATG gtttagtcaaaaaaaaaaaattgatttgcaG CTGGCATCATGTGTTGAAGTTGGGCTTCCAGCACTAATTTTGATGGTTTTCATCTCTCACGCAA GAAAATTTGGAGCATTTTTTGCTTCGATACCTTTGCCAATCATGGCAGCATTATACTGTGTATTCTTCGGCTATGTCATCACCTGTTATGATTTTAATGGAGTTGAAACAAGCCAAAGTGAATCTTGGTAA